The Salvia miltiorrhiza cultivar Shanhuang (shh) chromosome 2, IMPLAD_Smil_shh, whole genome shotgun sequence DNA window GGCGAAATGCCCTGGTTGCTTGCACCTAAAGCAGTCGTTGGAACCTATCTTACATTCACCATAGTGATTTTTCTTACATGTTGGACATAACGGCTTTCCTTCCGCATGTCCTTGCTGTTGTTGTCGATTTCCTCTCCATGGTTGCTTTCTTTTTCCTGGGTTTCCTTCATTTCCGTCTTCCCATTTACGTTTCATTTTTCCATAGTCTTGGGTCGGTGCTTGTGCTAACAcactctctttttcttttggtAGTATTGCTTCGATGTTTAGGGCCCTGCTCAAAGATTGAGTATATGTTAGCGCTCCCTGACTTGCTAGTGGAACGGCTATCTCAAGCCGCAGACCTTGTCGAAACTTTTCTGCACatttctcatctgtgtcaactagATGGGGAGCATATCGCGAAAGCTGGTTAAACATTCGGTCGTACTCTGTGACCGTCATACTTCCTTGTCGTAAATTCCAAAACTCATCCtgtttctttttcctatagcaTCCAGGGATATACTTTTCATATAATCTTTCTTTAAAATCATTCCACGTGTACACCTCCCATTGCTCGGGGGTCAAGGTTCGTCGCACTGATTCCCACCAGAATTCAGCCTCATCAACGAGTTGGAAAATTGCGCATGTGAGTTTCTCCCTATCCCCACAGCCAACGTGGTTGAGTATCCTCTCAGTAGCTCTTACCCATCTCTCGGCATCCAGAGGATCACCGAGGCCATCAAAAGTTGGTGGATTATGCTTGCGAAACCTTTCTTCCACACTTCGCTCTGGTATAATTCGTGGCGCATGTCCTTCAGGGTTAGGtcctctttctccttctccagcCATTCTGTATTCAATTAATAATGTTGAACTCCTTCTTCATTCTTTCTAATAAAAATCCGTGATACTGGTGACATAAGGATCCTTCTATTGTCTGAAACGATCGTTGGTTGTCTACAAGTCATCCTTTCATGTATCGTGCTTTGATATTCTAACTTTCGTATTCTGACTTTCTATATATGGTTTACCCTTCCTTGATCATCTTTCTATGTTCTGTCATTCTATACTTTCTATGTTCTCTCTGTCTATGTTCAGTGCTTTCAATGTGTAGTTCTTTCTATTTCTAGTCTGTTCATGTCCTCTAAAATCCTCTGATCATAAAAATCTAAAGACATCCTTCATCATTTCACTATGCGACTATAGTCTATCATCATATCATTTCTAGGTTCATAACCTAACTAAAATTGTAATAACACATAGTGGTTGAATCATCTCATGGTAATAAATTACATATCATGCAGTTATGCAATATTTCCATATTCAAATCAAGTTAGCACATAGTCTTGCATGATAAAAAATGTTTTCAGTCTCAAATTCATATTTAGTCTCAATATAGGTTAAGGTTCCATACATGTTGCGTTTCAGTGTACGGACGTCTCCATACATGATCCGTTTCAGTGTATGTTCAGTCACAATTCATATCAATGCATTCAATCTTAAAACACATTTACTCTTATTGCATGTTCAGTCTCAATACGTATATTCTGTCTCAATGCATGTTCAGTCTCAATGCGTTTGTAGTTTCCATACATGCTCTGTTTCAATGCATGTTCAGTCTCAGTGCATGTTCAGTCTCAATGCGTGTCCCGTCTCTATGCATGTTCAGTCTCAATACACGTACATCTCAATGCATGTTCAATCATAATGCATGTTCCATCTCAGTGCATATTCAATCTTAACATGTTCTATAACATATTCATGCGGTGCATGCAGTTCAGTAAACATTTTTGAAAACAAGTTTAACATACCTTGGTTGAGGGCAGTGTGACGACGAGCTGAGGGTTGCTGTATAAACTTTAGAAGCCTAGAGATGATATCCTAGACTCAACATCAATGAACTTGTGGTCTCAGAGCCAAGAACttttgctctgataccatctGTGACAGCCCGACTCCCGGGAGAATAAGAAACGGCTACTTAATGGGATTTGCTAGACTTTGTTAGAATAAAATGGGTGATATGTTCTTAGATTCGGGTAATACATTGTTAATAAAGGAGTGCCGcaattgaaggataataaatacaacaattaAGATAGAAATCTTCCCAACCAGGATCAAAAGTTCGGAGTTCTGAGACAACAAGATAACGCTTCATACTAGACATTCATATATGCGAGGTTCAATTGCTAGAAATGCGATTGCCAAAAGAGTTCATAAGAATTAGGCTAAGAATATTTAAAGAGTCATTCTCAAAAGATATCCACCTAAGTGAATATTATCGCAGCgaaaattattatatgaaacTACAGCAACATCCTCCCTCAGCCTCGCACGACACCACCTGCCTCTCAacctgcaaaaggttttgaaaacaattgcagggctgagtactaatataCTCAGTGGGTTTAGCCATTTGAAAAAGTTTGTAAAtccatttaaaagaataatccatgctatgaacagtataacatagaaatatttgaaagcattccatgcatacttaaaataaattcgTGGATCCATTTCCAGTCTTTTCTCTATTGGTGCTTCACCTATAATGTGAACAtgtgggagcagcccacagaGGTCCACTACCATGCATGTTTCAGAAATGGGAGCAACCCAAGTCTGACAGTCTGAGGCaagtgggagcagcccacaatacccccttgtgtgtacacaatcctaacCAGGGCGATCCAATCGCTACGCCGGCTAGGACCCGATCGTTAGATAACATAGGAGCACTTTAAACAATAGAGATATAAGAAACATTTTAACATGGACATTCATTTGCATTTGCGTAATACAAGTAGAGCTCAATAACTCAAAGCATACTTTGGAAAATAAAACCCACCTTGATAGAACAAGCTCGTAGATAAAAGATGTACAATTCTCTTCTTGTAAAAGCAATGCTAATTCCCTCTCTCAAGTGGACCTACAAGACaatctaatcttaataggtctcaaaATATCGTATGAACTAACGATTCTACAAAGCTGctaaatcttaatattctgcgcccggattttcaaaactcaattaaaagtcttgaacaaaatcaatttataaaaatactaTACTTGCAACATAGTATGCAAAATCAGTTCGTGTTttaattctcataaataaaCACACTTAATCAATGCGTAAAATAATTGATCAAAACTCAAATTGTAgagtctaattaaataattagaCCATTATATCATTATCCAAATTACTCAACTAATTAAAGATATTTGAGTAAAGGCtgatttaaagaaataaattagcCCAAAACCTTAAAATAAAACCCAActcaaatttattaataatattagccCAACTTTCCAGCCCAATACTGAATTAAAGCTTTAGCCCATCCTTGAGCCCAACTTCCTTATCTCTCCCTCAAATCCCTAATTTAACTCTCACACCCCAACACACACATACAACTCACGCGCAGAACACACAACACAGACGCCAGCctccctttctccctctctccctctcctcttctcggcctcctgccgccgccaccagaCGGCACGCCACCGTCGGAGGCCAGCGGCTCCGCCTCCTCTCTCATTCCCTTCGACCTCTCTCTGTCTTCCCTCAGCTCTTGTCTTCCTCTCACTCTCCCTCACTTCtcgccctctctcttctcctctatctctcccTCTTCGCCGTCGACGGCAGCGCAAGCCACCGCCGCGCCGCATCGACCGCAGCAGCACGGCAGCAGCTACCGCCTCCTTTTCTTTCTTCCTCTCgcccgggcgagcagcagcaccCCGAAGGACCGCCGCGCCGCCGTCctcgccaccaccacctccgaTTCTCCCTCTCAATCTGCCGCTGCTCCCTCTCCCTTCAAACTCCGGCGAGCCACCAGCTGCGTCGCCGCGCTTCAGGCTCCGCCTGCCTCGGCCGCGAGCGGCCGGCGGGCTGCTGCCAAACATGCAGCGCCGCTGCCTCTCCTTTCTACCAGATCCGGCGACGCCGTCGCCCTCGCTCCGTCCGACAacagcacagcagcagcagcagcgccggcgccgcctcctcctGCCACGCCGAGCAGCCGATGCTGCTCTGCTTCTCCGGCTAAAACCGCCGGCCAACACCCCTCCCCAAAAACCTCAAAACCCCTGTCTCATTCTAACCTTCTAATTTCTTTAAAAAGGTGAAGGAAAAATTGTAATCTTTTCTTATGCAAAATTCAGTCTTTTCTTATGCAAAAATTCAATCTTTTCTTATGAAATGGGCAAAACACTTGAGAAATATATATACTTACAAGCTGTGTTCTTTGATTTGTTGGTGTATGGCTGAATTTGATTTGAGGTAGATATTGTTCACAGAGATTTCTTGTGTTTCGATTGAAATTCTGGAAGTAAGGAAAATAGAAGGAAGAATTGTGTCTGCTGTGAAAATGGCATGAATGAGCTTGAGATGTCAATTTTATTCCAGAAAAGTAAAATGCATGTAAGGTGATTGGCTTAGGATGTGGTGAATGGTGGAGTGATACGTGGATGAATTTGATGAATGAGGGCATGTGGGCtgacatgaattaaaaaaaaaattattgatcaAAATGGGCTTACAAAATACACAAAATCATTactcaaaattaaataagaccCAAACTAGATAAGTTAGTATAATAGATCTATTTAGGCCCAAtgcaaaataaaagtaaatgaaaaataaaatgtaatatgAAATATATACACATAGTCACGTATTTGCATTTAATCTCTTTTggtaaaatttgataaaatcttttattaaaagaaataccccctttttttatcaataaaaattttatccGGGCGAGAAATTCACTTAAATAATATTCTAAGTTCAAGTATCTCGGGAAATCCTATTAGgaaaaatcggggtgttacatccttcccccctaaaaaaaaatttcatccTCGAAATTGGAATACCCTGGCTAGTAAACTCGACTTCTAGTCTACACATACTTTTCTCGTTCGTAGTGATTCTATAAAGGCAGAATAAATCCGCTTGCCCCATAAAGTTTTGCTTTTTCGATCGAATATGTCCATCAATctcttctcattcattttttttttttttttgaatcccAGTATGACTAACGTGTCATGCTTCCTTATCATTCTCTATATATCATCTCGAAGGCTTCCACCACCATAGGCTTTAAACTTAACATGCATGTAGAGATAAAAGTGTGAAGCTCTTGATGTTAAAGCAGATACGTCAATTTATGACGATTGTACCTTCTAAATCTTCAGGTGCTTGGGCTGCTTGTTGCTGGTTAAGAGCATAAGCCCTAGCACGTCCAGGTTGTCTCTGATTTGGTCGTTCATTGCCAATTGGTACCTGATTCTGTCCTTGAGGGGCAAAGTTATGAGGTTGTGGAATTCTCATGTTCTCATTATTGTTTGGACAGTCTCTGGCGAAATGCCCTGGTTGCTTGCACCTAAAGCAGTCGTTGGAACCTATCTTACATTCACCATAGTGATTTTTCTTACATGTTGGACATAACGGCTTTCCTTCCGCATGTCCTTGCTGTTGTTGTCGATTTCCTCTCCATGGTTGCTTTCTTTTTCCTGGGTTTCCTTCATTTCCGTCTTCCCATTTACGTTTCATTTTTCCATAGTCTTGGGTCGGTGCTTGTGCTAACAcactctctttttcttttggtAGTATTGCTTCGATGTTTAGGGCCCTGCTCAAAGATTGAGTATATGTTAGCGCTCCCTGACTTGCTAGTGGAACGGCTATCTCAAGCCGCAGACCTTGTCGAAACTTTTCTGCACatttctcatctgtgtcaactagATGGGGAGCATATCGCGAAAGCTGGTTAAACATTCGGTCGTACTCTGTGACCGTCATACTTCCTTGTCGTAAATTCCAAAACTCATCCtgtttctttttcctatagcaTCCAGGGATATACTTTTCATATAATCTTTCTTTAAAATCATTCCACGTGTACACCTCCCATTGCTCGGGGGTCAAGGTTCGTCGCACTGATTCCCACCAGAATTCAGCCTCATCAACGAGTTGGAAAATTGCGCATGTGAGTTTCTCCCTATCCCCACAGCCAACGTGGTTGAGTATCCTCTCAGTAGCTCTTACCCATCTCTCGGCATCCAGAGGATCACCGAGGCCATCAAAAGTTGGTGGATTATGCTTGCGAAACCTTTCTTCCACACTTCGCTCTGGTATAATTCGTGGCGCATGTCCTTCAGGGTTAGGtcctctttctccttctccagcCATTCTGTATTCAATTAATAATGTTGAACTCCTTCTTCATTCTTTCTAATAAAAATCCGTGATACTGGTGACATAAGGATCCTTCTATTGTCTGAAACGATCGTTGGTTGTCTACAAGTCATCCTTTCATGTATCGTGCTTTGATATTCTAACTTTCGTATTCTGACTTTCTATATATGGTTTACCCTTCCTTGATCATCTTTCTATGTTCTGTCATTCTATACTTTCTATGTTCTCTCTGTCTATGTTCAGTGCTTTCAATGTGTAGTTCTTTCTATTTCTAGTCTGTTCATGTCCTCTAAAATCCTCTGATCATAAAAATCTAAAGACATCCTTCATCATTTCACTATGCGACTATAGTCTATCATCATATCATTTCTAGGTTCATAACCTAACTAAAATTGTAATAACACATAGTGGTTGAATCATCTCATGGTAATAAATTACATATCATGCAGTTATGCAATATTTCCATATTCAAATCAAGTTAGCACATAGTCTTGCATGATAAAAAATGTTTTCAGTCTCAAATTCATATTTAGTCTCAATATAGGTTAAGGTTCCATACATGTTGCGTTTCAGTGTACGGACGTCTCCATACATGATCCGTTTCAGTGTATGTTCAGTCACAATTCATATCAATGCATTCAATCTTAAAACACATTTACTCTTATTGCATGTTCAGTCTCAATACGTATATTCTGTCTCAATGCATGTTCAGTCTCAATGCGTTTGTAGTTTCCATACATGCTCTGTTTCAATGCATGTTCAGTCTCAGTGCATGTTCAGTCTCAATGCGTGTCCCGTCTCTATGCATGTTCAGTCTCAATACACGTACATCTCAATGCATGTTCAATCATAATGCATGTTCCATCTCAGTGCATATTCAATCTTAACATGTTCTATAACATATTCATGCGGTGCATGCAGTTCAGTAAACATTTTTGAAAACAAGTTTAACATACCTTGGTTGAGGGCAGTGTGACGACGAGCTGAGGGTTGCTGTATAAACTTTAGAAGCCTAGAGATGATATCCTAGACTCAACATCAATGAACTTGTGGTCTCAGAGCCAAGAACttttgctctgataccatctGTGACAGCCCGACTCCCGGGAGAATAAGAAACGGCTACTTAATGGGATTTGCTAGACTTTGTTAGAATAAAATGGGTGATATGTTCTTAGATTCGGGTAATACATTGTTAATAAAGGAGTGCCGcaattgaaggataataaatacaacaattaAGATAGAAATCTTCCCAACCAGGATCAAAAGTTCGGAGTTCTGAGACAACAAGATAACGCTTCATACTAGACATTCATATATGCGAGGTTCAATTGCTAGAAATGCGATTGCCAAAAGAGTTCATAAGAATTAGGCTAAGAATATTTAAAGAGTCATTCTCAAAAGATATCCACCTAAGTGAATATTATCGCAGCgaaaattattatatgaaacTACAGCAACATCCTCCCTCAGCCTCGCACGACACCACCTGCCTCTCAacctgcaaaaggttttgaaaacaattgcagggctgagtactaatataCTCAGTGGGTTTAGCCATTTGAAAAAGTTTGTAAAtccatttaaaagaataatccatgctatgaacagtataacatagaaatatttgaaagcattccatgcatacttaaaataaattcgTGGATCCATTTCCAGTCTTTTCTCTATTGGTGCTTCACCTATAATGTGAACAtgtgggagcagcccacagaGGTCCACTACCATGCATGTTTCAGAAATGGGAGCAACCCAAGTCTGACAGTCTGAGGCaagtgggagcagcccacaatacccccttgtgtgtacacaatcctaacCAGGGCGATCCAATCGCTACGCCGGCTAGGACCCGATCGTTAGATAACATAGGAGCACTTTAAACAATAGAGATATAAGAAACATTTTAACATGGACATTCATTTGCATTTGCGTAATACAAGTAGAGCTCAATAACTCAAAGCATACTTTGGAAAATAAAACCCACCTTGATAGAACAAGCTCGTAGATAAAAGATGTACAATTCTCTTCTTGTAAAAGCAATGCTAATTCCCTCTCTCAAGTGGACCTACAAGACaatctaatcttaataggtctcaaaATATCGTATGAACTAACGATTCTACAAAGCTGctaaatcttaatattctgcgcccggattttcaaaactcaattaaaagtcttgaacaaaatcaatttataaaaatactaTACTTGCAACATAGTATGCAAAATCAGTTCGTGTTttaattctcataaataaaCACACTTAATCAATGCGTAAAATAATTGATCAAAACTCAAATTGTAgagtctaattaaataattagaCCATTATATCATTATCCAAATTACTCAACTAATTAAAGATATTTGAGTAAAGGCtgatttaaagaaataaattagcCCAAAACCTTAAAATAAAACCCAActcaaatttattaataatattagccCAACTTTCCAGCCCAATACTGAATTAAAGCTTTAGCCCATCCTTGAGCCCAACTTCCTTATCTCTCCCTCAAATCCCTAATTTAACTCTCACACCCCAACACACACATACAACTCACGCGCAGAACACACAACACAGACGCCAGCctccctttctccctctctccctctcctcttctcggcctcctgccgccgccaccagaCGGCACGCCGCCGTCGGAGGCCAGCGGCTCCGCCTCCTCTCTCATTCCCTTCGACCTCTCTCTGTCTTCCCTCAGCTCTTGTCTTCCTCTCACTCTCCCTCACTTCtcgccctctctcttctcctctatctctcccTCTTCGCCGTCGACGGCAGCGCAAGCCACCGCCGCGCCGCATCGACCGCAGCAGCACGGCAGCAGCTGCCGCCTCCTTTTCTTTCTTCCTCTCgcccgggcgagcagcagcaccCCGAAGGACCGCCGCGCCGCCGTCctcgccaccaccacctccgaTTATCCCTCTCAATCTGCCGCTGCTCCCTCTCCCTTCAAACTCCAGCGAGCCACCAGCTGCGCCGCCGCGCTTCAGGCTCCGCCTGCCTCGGCCGCGAGCGGCCGGAGGGCTGCTGCCAAACATACAGCGCCGCTGCCTCTCCTTTCTACCAGATCCGGCGACGCCGTCGCCCTCGCTCCGTCCGACAacagcacagcagcagcagcagcgccggcgccggcgccgcctcctcctGCCACGCCGAGCAGCCGATGCTGCTCTGCTTCTCCGGCTAAAACCGCCGGCCAACACCCCTCCCCAAAAACCTCAAAACCCCTATCTCATTCTAACCTTCTAATTTCTTTAGAAAGGTGAAGGAAAAATTGTAATCTTTTCTTATGCAAAATTCAGTCTTTTCTTATGCAAAAATTCAATCTTTTCTTATGAAATGGGCAAAACACTTGAGAAATATATATACTTACAAGCTGTGTTCTTTGATTTGTTGGTGTATGGCTGAATTTGATTTGAGGTAGATATTGTTCACAGAGATTTCTTGTGTTTCGATTGAAATTCTGGAAGTAAGGAAAATAGAAGGAAGAATTGTGTTTGCTGTGAAAATGGCATGAATGAGCTTGAGATGTCAATTTTATTCCAGAAAAGTAAAATGCATGTAAGGTGATTGGCTTAGGATGTGGTGAATGGTGGAGTGATACGTGGATGAATTTGATGAATGAGGGCATGTGGGCtgacatgaattaaaaaaaaattatggatcAAAATGGGCTTACAAAATACACAAAATCATTactcaaaattaaataagaccCAAACTAGATAAGTTAGTATAATAGATCTATTTAGGCCCAAtgcaaaataaaagtaaatgaaaaataaaatgtaatatgAAATATATACACATAGTCACGTATTTGCATTTAATCTCTTTTggtaaaatttgataaaatcttttattaaaagaaataccccctttttttatcaataaaaattttatccGGGCGAGAAATTCACTTAAATAATATTCTAAGTTCAAGTATCTCGGGAAATCCTATTAGgaaaaatcggggtgttacaggCAGGGGCGCGACTATCGTCACCTGAAATCGAGTGGGAaaattggggatctagggctcgGTTCTTCTACAGAGAGGGGTGTGAAGTCGCTGGAGTCTGTAGAGCActccgccgtcgccgctgctACGAGCGTTAGGAGGTGGTGAAGTCGATGTGGGCAGCGCACTCCGCCGTCGCGCACTCCGATTGCGTTGTGTAAGATAGAGAGTAAGATAAAGTGAGAGATAGATCTGAGACGGACATGGAGGCGGAGTGAgcgaggaagaaagagagagcagagccggcggcggcggctggtgCTGCATGCGCCGCCCCGGCTCGCAGCGGCCGCCGAAAACAAGAGATAAAGGGAGATCGAGAgggagagcagagagagggcaGGGAGAAATAGATCTcgaaagagagaaagaatgggGTTACCTGAGACagggtggaggcggcggaggagggTGGGTGGACACGGAGTCGCCGCACCGTCGCCGTGGAGGAGGGTGAGGCGGCGAgggtgagaaagagagagtaatcgggagagagagagagagttagagTGAGGGTAAGGTTTTAAAGTTGTTTTAATTAGGCTTTTAATTAGTGAATTAACTACAATTATCtatcccttattatttcctaaaGTAGAAACGTGCcattatcggtgggacaacccgaaaTGGAATACGTGTCATtattagcgggacggagggagtaattaatactAATTGATACTCTCTCCGAAATATTGT harbors:
- the LOC131008131 gene encoding uncharacterized protein LOC131008131, with the protein product MAGEGERGPNPEGHAPRIIPERSVEERFRKHNPPTFDGLGDPLDAERWVRATERILNHVGCGDREKLTCAIFQLVDEAEFWWESVRRTLTPEQWEVYTWNDFKERLYEKYIPGCYRKKKQDEFWNLRQGSMTVTEYDRMFNQLSRYAPHLVDTDEKCAEKFRQGLRLEIAVPLASQGALTYTQSLSRALNIEAILPKEKESVLAQAPTQDYGKMKRKWEDGNEGNPGKRKQPWRGNRQQQQGHAEGKPLCPTCKKNHYGECKIGSNDCFRCKQPGHFARDCPNNNENMRIPQPHNFAPQGQNQVPIGNERPNQRQPGRARAYALNQQQAAQAPEDLEGTIVIN
- the LOC131008132 gene encoding uncharacterized protein LOC131008132, which gives rise to MAGEGERGPNPEGHAPRIIPERSVEERFRKHNPPTFDGLGDPLDAERWVRATERILNHVGCGDREKLTCAIFQLVDEAEFWWESVRRTLTPEQWEVYTWNDFKERLYEKYIPGCYRKKKQDEFWNLRQGSMTVTEYDRMFNQLSRYAPHLVDTDEKCAEKFRQGLRLEIAVPLASQGALTYTQSLSRALNIEAILPKEKESVLAQAPTQDYGKMKRKWEDGNEGNPGKRKQPWRGNRQQQQGHAEGKPLCPTCKKNHYGECKIGSNDCFRCKQPGHFARDCPNNNENMRIPQPHNFAPQGQNQVPIGNERPNQRQPGRARAYALNQQQAAQAPEDLEGTIVIN